The following DNA comes from Tachypleus tridentatus isolate NWPU-2018 chromosome 9, ASM421037v1, whole genome shotgun sequence.
ccaaacaagccatttttacatgtatattttctctacaagtgggttttcttgacatcactgattgttcCTGTGATTGTTGTAATTTGGCCTCAAGAGGTATTGGTTTCTCTCGTACAGAGCCTAAAGAATTTTGGTTTGTTTCCAAAGCTGTATAGGTTATTTTAAGCATTTTCAAGCAGATGACAAATATTAGAAAGGTAAATTTTACCATAAAATCTCTCTCTCAAACTAGATGGAAGTGGTGGTTGGATAGTTTGAATGTTATTCAACCTTGATGCTTTACTGGAACATATAAAAAAGTGTAATAGTACCAAACATAGTGAATGGGATTGTCTCATGAATGAAATTATATgatatatcttttaataaatgtaaatactaTCAGTAAATTATGACAGATAAATAACATGCATTTGGGCAGCACTGTAAAGCATATAAGAGTTCTTAAAATGTGAATATTAGATCAAAAGGCTTTGAGTAAACACTTTATTACCAGTAATTTGTCAgagtttaaattttgataaagaATTAAAAGGTGCAACAACAAATAAGTAGAAAATTGTTCAATTATGAAAGAACAATTGTACTAAAGATTCTGAAGAAACATTCGAGATTCGCTATTGTAACGTTATTGTTGATAAAATTTGTGCAAGTGCTGAAACACAATACAAGGCTTTTAAAGTTGGGGGAAATCATTGGATTTTCTATAATCTTTTGAAACTTGGTATTATTACAGAAGAACTTATGCAACCTTACACAGACCTCATGATTAAACTCAGCTCTAAAGGTTCATGTAAcatcagtgaaagaaaatgtatgAAAAGACTCTAAAGTGCTTTGCAGGCTTATAGCATCTGATACCAATATAAACAATACCATGAAATTTATcatagaaaataatttacatgaGATATACCCAAATGTAAATGTAGCTCTTTGCATAGTTGTGACTACTCCAGTTAGCGTTACTTTGGTCGAAAGAAGTGTTTCTTGCCCTAAACTTATCAAAATGGACTTCCATTCTACCATGTCTCaagaaaataatagaattatTGGCAATGTTATGTATAAAAGATTCTGTATCAAACTCTATAAGTTTTTTTCTGATCTGATTGAAGACCAGTGTTCAGAAAGGTAGAAACTCCTTATTAAAGAATAACGTGAGTGatctaaatatgttttatgtaagCTGGGTTTTTTCACTGTTTATTATTGACAGATACAATGATATATCTATACATTCAGTATCAGCACAAgttacttaaattatatttaaaaataactcagCTCTGTAAAGGATGTTTCAAAGTAAGTTTCTAGAAATGAGTGCGCATGTCAGACTGTATACTAGATTCTTATGGCTACAGTTACCTCTTAACCCTGATTTACAACCTGCACATTTGTCTGTGAGTTTATTGcatattttatggttatatataCATTAGTGGAATAGACAGAACTATTAATTAGGATAGAATTAACAAAAACTTTTGAGCTTTACTTACATTAGATAGTAAACCTGTGGCTAAACATTTTGTTGACCAATGTGATGTAATTGATATTGACTGTCCCATAACAGCAAATGCTCTTACACACTTCTACCTACAGCTATAAAAATAGAACTTATAAAAAAGCTCtacttatttcacaaaataaactttgaaataaacaacTCGGATTTTTTCTTCTTACTCTTTGTATTTAATTAGTGTAATAATGTGTGTGCTTTAGATGGTAAAATTTTGTCCACcccctttttttttaatgtatatgcATGAAGTCTATCTTGGTCCATGTACTCATACTATTTTGAAATCTTTTGTGTAAGTCTAAATCAACTATCAAGCATCTTGTTTGTCCTGATAAAGCTGTAAAGGAGAAAAATTTTCACTTAAGTAAAGCCAGTTATGTTTCCTGGAGTAATAGATTGTTTTATTTCTCCTTTTAATAGAACTCTCCAGTTTGTACTACAAATGTTAATATCACATATTGTATTGCAATAACAGAGTAGAGAATAAATAATTTGTcagttgggttctaaagtaactgaactaacTTGTATGGACTTTGGATAAAAgtgacaattatttaaagctctggataaaACTAGTATCAAACAGCTATAGTGGAGATTTTAAAATGGAATTATTAcaatgtattgtaataacagagtaatttgttttatcaaagtATGTTTTAAAGTAGCTGacagaaagaattatttaaagtgtggataaaactgtgataattgatattgtaacaaacactttatatggtttacttgttttaaagtaaatggTTTGTGcactatttgtttattgttgaaatttattactaACAAATCACTGACACCTACAataaagaacctaacttgtacaTAAGGCCTGACAACATTGTTTCGGAATCTCATATTAACTTGTAGTGGAGCCTCTGGAAAACGTGCTCTAAGATTGACCACACCACATATTGAAAAAGTTTGTTAAGTACAAATTGCAATATTCCATAATAGTGGTCAACAATGGCTATCTGGCCAAGCAAATTGATGGAGAGAGTAATTTCAAGAGTAGTCTAGATGTTAGAACATTGTTCACTTAAAGTGTAATTAAAAGCCAATTCATTTGTCTTGGATATTGTGTATTCAATTGTCAAccttaatgaaatatgtttaaaaaaacaaacagtacccTAACCTTTGTAGTTTTGtgacttatatttttaaaaatggacTGTTTATGAACCaaacttgaaagtttgtttgcattaaattaaaaatgtgtgaAGTCTACAAATACAGATAAATATACAGTGCTACTCTATGTATGTTTATGTGCTATATTACCTTTTTTCCCCATTTCCCTAAAAgagtgaagttttttttttgatACAATGAAGCAAATTTGTGCTGCTTCcataaaaaaacaatgtatatatattttgatacaatGTCTCACTCTTCAACTTGCGATGCCTGTTAATATATCAAGATTCTGTGATAGATGAGGCTTTGTTAATAAAGGATACTGGTGATACAGTATCATGTGAATTAAGTACCATCTCAACAAGTTCAAGGTTTGCTGATCTTTCTTTGTCTGAAAGAAAtcattagatataaatattaaaacctttCTTGAAACAGATGAAGTTGCGCTCATTAGTAACATAAGGTTTATTGTTACGTTGTTCTTTCTTCAAGGTCAAGGGGGAATGATGAGGGAAGCCACACTTACTTTAAAGCATGGTGTCGAGGCCAAGAGCTATGACGGGGTAGGTTGATTGAAACTGTTTTTTATCCTTTTTGAGAGCTGTAGAACAAATCATACTGTATTGTGTTATTGCTTTTATAATGATTCGATaacagttaaaattttaatttgttgttaaaagagtcaTGTCCAAATATTTCACAGCTCTGATAACTTACTGTtgatgttagttttaaaatatcttacttaGAGTACTCTAGTGTGATTACAATGTCTACTTTAGCTTGAAGAGGTCGGAAAGTTGAAACCCCTGGAAATTGAACTGCAGAAACTTGAGGACATGTCGGAAGCCATTGTCAAAGACTTTGCGTACATGAGGCAGCGAGAAGAAGAAATGAGAGACACGAATGGTAATAGTTTTGTACATATTATAGAAAACATCTCAATAACAGTAGCGTATGACATGGTTTATAAGGTATTTGAGTTAATAAAAAGTTAGGGTTTGGATAGTCTGGATACTAGTTGTCTGTTTCATCTCAAATGCAGATTTTTTTAAGTATTCTTTATAAACTTGTGAAATGGTTTGCCTAATGATGTAATATGTGTTgttagtttaaatttattttaaaatagttgaatAAATACTTGGATGTGACAGGTTAAATTAGTTATATTCGTGTTTTTGTTGAGTAGTTGTATGGTTACTCCTTTGAGCTATTCAATGGCTGTACTGATTTTTATGTACATACTAAAAATGCATACagtaatattacattaatagtGAGAAGGTAAACTTAGACcaaattgtaaaatacaagtgttCAGAATAAAGCATCATGCTTATCAAAGTAGTTATAAATGGCACCACAATAGTGAATATGAAGAGAAAAGTTTTCATAATGTTTTCAgtccttttaatttttaatttgaacatGGCCtgcctttttgtttgtttgtttaacagaGTCCACCAACACTCGAGTCCTGTATTTCAGTATCTTCTCCATGTGCTGTCTTCTTGCTCTCACAACTTGGCAAGTTTTATATCTCAGACGTTTCTTCAAAGCTAAAAAACTCATCGAATAAAGTTAGGGGCAAATAAAACTGTCCAATTTAAGCAAAAGGattatttaaacagtaagttCAAAAGTTTTGGCACGCTTGTCATAtgatctttttgtttttcttaaacatGTATTATGTTTACTTCCTTTGTCAATTTTGTATATGTAATGtttggtaataaattatttaaaaactagttagctagtaatatatttttatttttaatcagagATCAAACCTTTAAGTTTAGTTTAATGATGAATACTGGACATTTATAATCTCAGAAAAGACTCACTATCACGTGTGAAGTGAGTTTTTTGACAGAATAAGTTGGTAAAACTTTCAGCCATGGTTTAAGGTGTCTACAAAGGAAGATATACTTTGTGGAAGTGCTTTGGTTATCAGGTTTCTGATTTTGTGATTTTTAGACAATTGTGGTTGGCTTGTAGAGATGTATTTTATGAAGTCCTAATCTAGAAATATTGACCTGAATTCCTTTTAAACCCAATGTGGCAAgaaatttacaatgttttaaaatcttGCAAGTTAAGAGTAAtatgtaattaaagttttcaagCTCCCTGAAGGTATAACTTTCATAAAGATTCAAGTACAAAATGAAGTAAATATTATCTCCTCAATTCTTTTAATTATAGAAAAGTTTCAGGCTTTTAGGGGCAGAGATATTATTCATTAACTACCATGTGGAGTGGGTATAATGTGAAAATATGTTGTTGATTTTTCAGTTGTTTGGAGATTACTGTACAAGTAGTGGtgtaaaataagatatatataaactAGATCTAGATTCTCCCATCCAGCCCTCTGTGCACTCTCAGCAACTGAGTGGCTTCTGGAATTCCAAATGGAACTATATTTGGTTTCTGGTTTGCAAATTTGTacacaatatttcatttatatacatttcaGAAGGTTTAAAAATTTTCATTCTTTCATCTGTATGCTGTTCCGCACATGATTAGACTCTAACATCCAGTATATTAAACTGCAATACAAGCTGGTTTTTGTCCACTTAACTCGAGATGACAGAGGAACCGTAAATGCTATTATTTTGAGGATAAACTATTGATGACTATATTGAggattaaaagataaaatatttccaaCACGTACATACCTGTTCTGACACTGTAGCTGTTCTTTGACATCAGCTTTGTCTGTTTAAGCATTGGTTTCACATGCTTCAGTCTTTTATAACTCACTTATCTGCAGTACTGGGATAGAGAGCACATTGACAAGGGTAGAGTAATTTGCAAATCAGATACTGCCAAGGGCATTTATGCGAGATATGAAAGATTGGAGCATGCAAAACCAATGCTTAGATAGGCAAAGCCAATGACAAAGAATAGGTACAGTGTCAGCAGAgataagtattattaaaaatacattttcagttcaggaaatatttcagattatcagaaaaaattcattattttatatggTTTAAAGGCCTTTAAATTTAACTgtcaataataaagaaattgtattAATAAGGTTTTCTGAGTTAACGTATTGTTAActaacaacatttataaaattttctctTGTTTGATATGTACAAATCCATGCATACAACATATGGAAAGTTCTTTGTTAAGAAAATACTGTTCgatgtgaacatttttttaatgtgtggTAGATTTAGGAGAACAGTAGGATATAACAGATAACATGATAGACAAGTCTAgaaagtctgttttgttttttttgttttttatcaagagGTGTTGAAAACGTCATTCCAAGTTTCATCCTTTTACTCTGACATCCTCAGTGTTTATTGGTGACAAGACatattgtttatttcagtttaatgaaATGGGCCTTAGGAAAAAACCAGTCAATGATAAGATTTAAACTGTGTACAACCATCTGTAAGTGAATAGGTGTTACAATTACGGTTGTTAGAGTGATAGAATAAGCTGAGTACCAGTCTGAGAAGATTTATAAAGGTATTAATAGAATAATGAACCTGAAtatttcaggattttttaaatttCCCATTCAGAATAAATACTTAAGGAGccatttttaatgtatgttttttttattaattattgccTAAATTTTACTAATAGAAAAGAAATGGAAATCTAAATAACCAATATAATTTAGTTGAGTAAACATAACTGCCTTGCATGAAATGGTCAAATATTTGTCATTAAAGACTACCCATAAGCACCTGGTATTTTTATCCATTATTTGCACAGAAGTCTGTCCAGGCTGGTATATACTGAGTGGCATTTTTGGCCCCATTAATGAGAATTTGGAGAACAGTCTTCTGATTTAAGGCATGTAAACATAATAGTGTGGTatattttgttactgttgttttgtcATGTTgtggtttttactttttttatatctaaaataaatttctttgtatATTGGTTCacgattttactttaatttagcagtttctATGATGACCAATACACACAACACCCTTGACAACAAATGAAGTAATTTGGGAacattatttatactaaatattcttttaaatggGATGAACACTTTGTTGAAATATATGGGTTTTATTGGCCTGCACTGTTTCTAGGTCAATGTCAGGTTGAATTGCACTAATAAACTAGGAACtatgtaaaaataatgaaatgtgattgtGTGTGAAAAATACAATGCGTACAATAGTGTGAGAGGGTCTGAGTAAATGTGAGTGTGAACCATTCATTGTTGGCATGGTGATGCATCacgatgtattttttattacgaATTAATGAAGTCAATCATAAAGgataaataatcataaaagaaaaattacttgtttgtcaaaccacaaaactaaaattatttaaatttaaacaatattagaGGTTGTCTAATcatcaaactttaaaataaccaCAATCAACTGATAAAAATACATCTCAAAACCAAATTATTCTTGTACAGTAACAGATATTTATGTGATAAAAGCTCTATAAATATTCTCTAGAAAGGATTTCAAACTGATATCATGATTAAAGATGGTAATATCTTTAGCAACACAAATGAAGTGGGAAACACAGACCAGATAAATAGTGAATACTAAGTTTTCCATAAATCTGTTAAACAGATGTTATATGAGGAAGCCATTTGTCAGGTCTTATGTAAGggccagattctttacagtaggtgtctatGAATATTTAGCAAtgaatttcaataacaaataaaacagcacacagtccacttgttttaaaataatttattaaaacaagtatACACAAGTGTTCTTTCACTGATGATTATCACAATTGTGTTCAAAACttcaaataattctctttttcatCAAATTCATATAGgatggttcaattactttagaacacactttaacaagattaattattcttctctactatgttattacaatacaatctgttataattgttttaaaaatgcaaCTATATGCTCTAAATATACGCTGTAGGCTAAattcacaattatgtatttacagcCTAACAAAGGTGTAGAACATTCTGCACACAAGATATTATGATGCAATTAAAGCTCGATGAAAGCAAGAAAAACTTAGATTATAGTGTCAAGATGCAATAGTACAacaaatgtgttttcttatagcaaagccacatcaggctatctgctgagtccaccgaggggaatcgaacccctgattttagtgttgtaaatccatagacttaatgttgtactagcgggggacgaatACAACAGTCACCACTTCACAacaattcataaatatatattgcacTTATAGTCCATGAATAAAACCATAAATCAGTCGTACACATttcataatataacataaaagaaaTCTTGTGTGTTTgtatagaagaaaaaatatacaggAGCTTCAAGTTTATTTAGTTTAACTAATAATTATCCACttatacattaataaactattgcttctaaaaataattaaacttaacacTTGCACTATACTTAaattgaaacagttttgtatttttaacacttatCATATGCCTTAAGGCCTTCTTTTGCTATATCCACGTTGGTCTCCCACCAAAGTGGGAGCCTCAAACACAAAAAGTCATTTGACTTTGGAAGATGGCATTACAGATTTGATACAAGACCCACAGCAGAAAAACCCTCTTACACCAGATCACTATATAAACTACATTGGcaatcattttgtttctttatcctGTGTGAGATTATTCTGAATAGTAAGTCCAAGAACCTTTACTGAATCAACCCTCAACAGAGTAATGCTACTTAAACTCAAACCATTATTAAcctgtaataatatattgtagtttACATATAGTTTAAGTCAAGCAGTTGTGAAGGAACTAAGTAGAAAGAGAACACAACTCATTATTCACCATATAAAACAGTCGACAAGAGTAACAGCCTATACACCAAGAGACTGATACACAAGGTCAAACAGTTACATACCACaagtaaattatttacataaacaagAGATAAGAGTGGGTGCCAAGAACTTCACAAAGAAGACTCCTGTTCATTATAATGACcattatatttatcaattatgTTTTAAGAATGCTATAAATATTACCATTAGAATATAATGAACTCATGATTAAAATGACcattatatttatcaattatgTTTTAAGAATGCGTGTTTGGTTAATGCTATAAAATGCCTTGGAAATATTTAGGTGACAAAGATTTATTGGCTTCATAAATCTTAATAATCTCTGTAATAGTAATAATTCATAATAGACACCTTCCAGTAGATTTATGGTTACTGAAATAGATTGATCTTATTGTTGTGTACAAACATGATAATTCTGTTGTATACTATACACTCAACAGCACAAACAAATGGACACAGGTTGATAATTTTCCATACAATCAGGATCACCATCCTTCTAGATGGATACAATCTGGGCAATTTGAAGAAGCTTAGGAAATTCACCAACAGTACatactgtaataacaaacaaggTTCAGGAACCAATAACTGAACCACTGTTGATAAAACAACATCCCATACAGCAGAAGAAGGATGAGAGAGTGCCTTAATGACAGTTGCAGTTACAAGATAAAGAGTTACAGGTGTATCCTGACGTGCAATGTTAGTGGGAGTAACGCCAAACATTACAAACAGGATCTGTAACACAAGAACCCATGTTGTTACAAatgtgtaatatttgtatttttttctttagtcCTGCCCACTTGTTTGTTAATGGATAAAAATCTTAAAGTAagcccttattattcatatatttaaagcTTACTAAAGTAAACTTTCTCTTATATTTACTGCTTCTGCAACATCCAAAGGTcaaccatcctgttataaaaacaaaactatcttcATTGGAGTTGAACCCTAC
Coding sequences within:
- the LOC143226619 gene encoding transmembrane emp24 domain-containing protein bai-like, which gives rise to MWFRNMYKCYIYFFVIYLVVTVESLMLHLTPNSKRCLKEEIEKKVLVTGEYELGDAPGQKTDIAVTDSKGQVLVSRENIDRGKFAFNTDEFDVFEICFLTKLPVGQGGMMREATLTLKHGVEAKSYDGLEEVGKLKPLEIELQKLEDMSEAIVKDFAYMRQREEEMRDTNESTNTRVLYFSIFSMCCLLALTTWQVLYLRRFFKAKKLIE